CAGCTCCCGCACAACGCGCAGCCGCTCCCACGCCGCGAGGCCGTCCGGCACCCACGTCCACTCGCCGAGCCGCCGCTCCAGCTCCTCCTCCGTCAGGAACGCGTGCCAGGCGACCTCCTCCACCTGCGGCGACACCGGCAGGTCGCAGCGCACCTCGTACACCCGCGACCACCACGAGCCGCGCCCGCCGGGCCCGTCGTCGTACAGGAACGACAGCACCGGCACCGGCTGGTCGAGGCCGCTCACCCCCAGCTCCTCCTCGGCCTCCCGCAGCGCCGCCGCGTCGTACGACTCGCCCGCGCCGACGACCCCGCCGACGAACATGTCGTACTGCGACGGGAAGAGCAGCTTCGACGCCGTGCGGCGGTGCACGAAGATCCGGTCGGCACGGTCCCGTACGAGGACGAACGCGCAGCGGTGGCGCAGCCCGCGCGCGTACACCTCCCCGCGCGGCAGCCGCCCCACCACCTCGTCCTGCTCGTCCACGATGTCGAGGATCTCCTCGGCGGGCGATGCGTTCACAGCCGGCACTCTCCTTCTCGCGCTTCCGCGTTCCTGCGTTCCTGTGTACCTGCGTTGCCGCCACGTGCTCCGCCACGGGACTTCTTCGGCCGCTTCGGAGGGTTGACGCGGTTACCGCCGCGTACGGAAGATGCGGACCACTCCGATCATCCCCCGGAAGGACGGAAAACCGATGGCCTACGACGCTGACGTGATCGTGATCGGCGCGGGCCTCGCCGGCCTCGTCGCCACCGCCGAACTGGTCGCCGCGGGACGCAGCGTCATCCTCCTCGACCAGGAACCGGAGCGGTCCATCGGCGGCCAGGCCCACTGGTCCTTCGGCGGTCTTTTCCTGGTGGACTCGCCCGAGCAGCGCCGTATGCGCGTCCGCGACAGCCGCGACCTGGCGCTCCAGGACTGGCTGGGCACGGCCGGGTTCGACAGGCCCGAGGACCACTGGCCGCGCCGCTGGGCGGAGGCGTACGTGGACTTCGCGGCCGGTGAGAAGCGCGCCTGGCTGCACCGGCGGGGCGTCCGCTTCTTCCCCGTCGTCGGCTGGGCCGAGCGCGGAGGCTACGACGCCACCGGGCACGGCAACTCCGTCCCGCGCTTCCACATCACCTGGGGTACGGGCCCCGGCCTCGTCGCCCCGTTCGAGCGCCGCGTCCGCGACGGCATCGCCCGGGGGCTCGTACAGGCCCGGTTCCGCCACCGCGTCACCGGCCTCGGGCGCACCGGGGGCGTGGTGGACACGGTGAGCGGGGAGATCCTGGAGCCGTCGGACGCCCCGCGCGGCACGGCCAGCAGCCGCGAGGTCACCGGCGCGTTCGAGTACCGCGCGCAGGCGGTCGTCGTCACCTCCGGCGGCAT
This genomic window from Streptomyces thermolilacinus SPC6 contains:
- a CDS encoding NUDIX domain-containing protein, with the protein product MNASPAEEILDIVDEQDEVVGRLPRGEVYARGLRHRCAFVLVRDRADRIFVHRRTASKLLFPSQYDMFVGGVVGAGESYDAAALREAEEELGVSGLDQPVPVLSFLYDDGPGGRGSWWSRVYEVRCDLPVSPQVEEVAWHAFLTEEELERRLGEWTWVPDGLAAWERLRVVRELGAGEPGRSVRRGA